The following proteins are co-located in the Eriocheir sinensis breed Jianghai 21 chromosome 1, ASM2467909v1, whole genome shotgun sequence genome:
- the LOC126995270 gene encoding denticleless protein homolog isoform X2, with amino-acid sequence MFYKSRSHVIRELLAENIHGRYSGERTSARKSLLVQSFKCYHEDEYGSNTLDSPANEEPIYACKFGEGHDYGHILVIADEVGAIGLRDTRTGDNTVPVKAYQIHDKAVMDVCWMPGSKELVSVSGDRRVVLMTVREDGSLPITHVLFGHTRSIKTVSVNRNDPCIIATGARDGNIIIWDKRCKPDHFADRIAPAHHMVPKSGISPTVRKSASSLSATTSSVTSVLFQQQHVLISSGASDGLIKLWDLRKTHGGSRREPQCQSFLEHSGRSSHRGFTSLSLSPEQDVLYASCMDNTIYSYHLAKPTPRPVAEYTGHTSLTYFVKACVSPCGSYLLSGSSDFAAYIWLTDQPGKPIAKLSGHNAEVTAVDWCPVEDKLVTCDDEVKLRIFRRKNVDMDDFDEKLRIRGMSEQYYVEESNVKSSENRKESPLLRERKTSGSVNPLPPHPVTPSTSGIRLLRHATPSEGQSSATPQTCPSTPQQHTPQQHTPQHYTPQHYTPQHPQVRRGKITPCTPKTNERNMLLQWLVNVKTPTTQESPADSSESECGKNTHKRKLTDLMDEDQENVSDKEKPTKSPSKDKSNILGSSSIMNSQTPTSVTAAKMLKYDDSEPASLDKGQDGSSADVADSVHPIDAPDSLISYLRKPVTNSLFRENGTVADESSERIVQGNKQSADSSSHKQFGKFSSPTANLPNYRVDGTSPHSRPEVKIEKKRHTNWLTSISHQRKLKFSKTPDKVIKNRASPRSTDSQKGGV; translated from the exons ATGTTTTACAAGTCCAGGAGCCACGTTATTAGGGAGCTGCTCGCGGAGAACATACATGGGCGGT ATTCCGGAGAGAGAACCAGTGCTCGCAAGAGCCTACTCGTCCAGAGCTTCAAGTGTTATCATGAGGATGAGTACGGTAGCAATACCTTGGACTCGCCTGCGAATGAGGAGCCAATATATGCCTGCAAGTTTGGGGAGGGGCATGACTACGGCCACATCCTGGTGATTGCTGATGAGGTGGGCGCAATAGGCCTGAGGGACACGCGCACAGGAGACAATACAGTTCCTGTAAAAG CCTATCAGATCCATGATAAAGCTGTGATGGATGTCTGCTGGATGCCAGGTTCAAAAGAGTTGGTGTCTGTCTCTGGCGACCGACGTGTGGTACTGATGACGGTGAGGGAGGATGGCAGCTTACCCATCACACACGTCCTCTTTGGCCACACCCGCTCCATCAAGACTGTCAGTGTGAATCGCAATGATCCTT GCATAATAGCGACAGGAGCTCGTGATGGCAACATCATCATATGGGACAAGCGTTGCAAACCCGACCACTTTGCAGATAGAATAGCTCCAGCTCACCATATGG TCCCCAAGAGTGGCATATCCCCAACTGTCCGCAAATCAGCCTCCAGCTTGTCAGCCACCACCAGCAGCGTGACAAGTGTCCTCTTCCAGCAGCAGCATGTCCTCATCTCCTCTGGTGCCTCAGATGG CCTCATCAAGCTCTGGGACCTACGCAAGACCCACGGAGGCAGCCGACGGGAGCCTCAGTGCCAAAGTTTCCTGGAGCACAGCGGCCGCTCCTCTCACCGGGGCTtcacctccttgtctctctcACCTGAGCAGGATGTCCTCTATGCCTCCTGCATGGACAACACCATCTATTCTTATCATTTGGCAAAACCTACACCCAGGCCAG TTGCTGAATACACTGGACACACATCGCTGACCTACTTCGTCAAGGCGTGTGTCAGCCCCTGTGGCTCGTACCTGCTCAGCGGATCCAGTGACTTTGCAGCTTACATTTGGCTGACAGACCAACCAGGAAAGCCAATAGCAAAGCTTTCAGGTCACAATGCTGAGGTTACTGCTGTTGATTGGTGTCCAGTTGAAGACAAG CTGGTTACTTGTGATGATGAAGTAAAGCTTCGCATCTTTCGAAGAAAGAACGTAGATATGGATGACTTTGATGAAAAGTTAAGAATTCGAGGAATGTCAGAACAATACTATGTGGAAGAAAGTAATGTTAAGAGTTCGGAGAACAGGAAAGAATCTCCActgttaagggaaagaaaaacctCTGGCTCTGTAAACCCTCTTCCGCCTCACCCTGTTACCCCAAGCACATCAGGAATCCGACTCTTACGTCATGCCACCCCTTCTGAGGGCCAAAGCTCTGCAACCCCTCAGACCTGCCCTAGCACACCCCAGCAACACACACCCCAGCAACACACACCCCAGCATTACACACCCCAGCATTACACACCCCAGCACCCCCAGGTAAGACGTGGAAAGATCACACCATGCACTCCCAAGACAAATGAAAGGAATATGTTGCTGCAGTGGCTGGTTAATGTCAAGACTCCCACAACCCAGGAATCTCCCGCTGATTCAAGTGAAAGTGAATGCGGAAAAAATACCCACAAACGTAAATTGACAGACCTTATGGATGAGGATCAAGAGAATGTGTCAGACAAAGAGAAACCAACAAAGTCTCCTAGCAAAGATAAAAGTAATATATTGGGTTCATCTTCCATCATGAATAGCCAGACTCCCACATCTGTAACTGCAGCCAAGATGCTTAAGTATGATGACTCTGAGCCTGCTTCCCTTGACAAAGGTCAGGATGGCAGTTCTGCTGATGTGGCTGACAGTGTTCATCCCATAGATGCTCCAGACAGCTTGATCAGTTACTTGCGGAAACCTGTAACCAATAGTTTGTTCAGAGAAAATGGCACCGTTGCTGATGAGAGTTCAGAAAGAATTGTTCAAGGAAACAAACAGAGTGCTGACAGTAGCAGTCACAAGCAATTTGGAAAGTTCTCATCACCCACAGCAAATTTACCAAACTACAGAGTTGATGGCACGTCCCCGCATAGTCGACCCGAGGTGAAAATTGAGAAGAAACGCCACACAAACTGGCTCACTTCTATCAGTCATCAACGTAAACTGAAATTCTCAAAAACACCAGACAAAGTCATTAAAAATCGTGCTTCTCCCAGgtcaacggactcacaaaaaggtGGGGTGTGA
- the LOC126995270 gene encoding denticleless protein homolog isoform X1, which translates to MGGLFFGDYCTQALALPFFPLPVRYIFIGFIDKDSGERTSARKSLLVQSFKCYHEDEYGSNTLDSPANEEPIYACKFGEGHDYGHILVIADEVGAIGLRDTRTGDNTVPVKAYQIHDKAVMDVCWMPGSKELVSVSGDRRVVLMTVREDGSLPITHVLFGHTRSIKTVSVNRNDPCIIATGARDGNIIIWDKRCKPDHFADRIAPAHHMVPKSGISPTVRKSASSLSATTSSVTSVLFQQQHVLISSGASDGLIKLWDLRKTHGGSRREPQCQSFLEHSGRSSHRGFTSLSLSPEQDVLYASCMDNTIYSYHLAKPTPRPVAEYTGHTSLTYFVKACVSPCGSYLLSGSSDFAAYIWLTDQPGKPIAKLSGHNAEVTAVDWCPVEDKLVTCDDEVKLRIFRRKNVDMDDFDEKLRIRGMSEQYYVEESNVKSSENRKESPLLRERKTSGSVNPLPPHPVTPSTSGIRLLRHATPSEGQSSATPQTCPSTPQQHTPQQHTPQHYTPQHYTPQHPQVRRGKITPCTPKTNERNMLLQWLVNVKTPTTQESPADSSESECGKNTHKRKLTDLMDEDQENVSDKEKPTKSPSKDKSNILGSSSIMNSQTPTSVTAAKMLKYDDSEPASLDKGQDGSSADVADSVHPIDAPDSLISYLRKPVTNSLFRENGTVADESSERIVQGNKQSADSSSHKQFGKFSSPTANLPNYRVDGTSPHSRPEVKIEKKRHTNWLTSISHQRKLKFSKTPDKVIKNRASPRSTDSQKGGV; encoded by the exons ATGGGCGGT CTTTTCTTTGGTGATTACTGTACACAAGCACTggcacttcctttctttccactcccAGTACGGTACATCTTCATTGGATTCATTGACAAAG ATTCCGGAGAGAGAACCAGTGCTCGCAAGAGCCTACTCGTCCAGAGCTTCAAGTGTTATCATGAGGATGAGTACGGTAGCAATACCTTGGACTCGCCTGCGAATGAGGAGCCAATATATGCCTGCAAGTTTGGGGAGGGGCATGACTACGGCCACATCCTGGTGATTGCTGATGAGGTGGGCGCAATAGGCCTGAGGGACACGCGCACAGGAGACAATACAGTTCCTGTAAAAG CCTATCAGATCCATGATAAAGCTGTGATGGATGTCTGCTGGATGCCAGGTTCAAAAGAGTTGGTGTCTGTCTCTGGCGACCGACGTGTGGTACTGATGACGGTGAGGGAGGATGGCAGCTTACCCATCACACACGTCCTCTTTGGCCACACCCGCTCCATCAAGACTGTCAGTGTGAATCGCAATGATCCTT GCATAATAGCGACAGGAGCTCGTGATGGCAACATCATCATATGGGACAAGCGTTGCAAACCCGACCACTTTGCAGATAGAATAGCTCCAGCTCACCATATGG TCCCCAAGAGTGGCATATCCCCAACTGTCCGCAAATCAGCCTCCAGCTTGTCAGCCACCACCAGCAGCGTGACAAGTGTCCTCTTCCAGCAGCAGCATGTCCTCATCTCCTCTGGTGCCTCAGATGG CCTCATCAAGCTCTGGGACCTACGCAAGACCCACGGAGGCAGCCGACGGGAGCCTCAGTGCCAAAGTTTCCTGGAGCACAGCGGCCGCTCCTCTCACCGGGGCTtcacctccttgtctctctcACCTGAGCAGGATGTCCTCTATGCCTCCTGCATGGACAACACCATCTATTCTTATCATTTGGCAAAACCTACACCCAGGCCAG TTGCTGAATACACTGGACACACATCGCTGACCTACTTCGTCAAGGCGTGTGTCAGCCCCTGTGGCTCGTACCTGCTCAGCGGATCCAGTGACTTTGCAGCTTACATTTGGCTGACAGACCAACCAGGAAAGCCAATAGCAAAGCTTTCAGGTCACAATGCTGAGGTTACTGCTGTTGATTGGTGTCCAGTTGAAGACAAG CTGGTTACTTGTGATGATGAAGTAAAGCTTCGCATCTTTCGAAGAAAGAACGTAGATATGGATGACTTTGATGAAAAGTTAAGAATTCGAGGAATGTCAGAACAATACTATGTGGAAGAAAGTAATGTTAAGAGTTCGGAGAACAGGAAAGAATCTCCActgttaagggaaagaaaaacctCTGGCTCTGTAAACCCTCTTCCGCCTCACCCTGTTACCCCAAGCACATCAGGAATCCGACTCTTACGTCATGCCACCCCTTCTGAGGGCCAAAGCTCTGCAACCCCTCAGACCTGCCCTAGCACACCCCAGCAACACACACCCCAGCAACACACACCCCAGCATTACACACCCCAGCATTACACACCCCAGCACCCCCAGGTAAGACGTGGAAAGATCACACCATGCACTCCCAAGACAAATGAAAGGAATATGTTGCTGCAGTGGCTGGTTAATGTCAAGACTCCCACAACCCAGGAATCTCCCGCTGATTCAAGTGAAAGTGAATGCGGAAAAAATACCCACAAACGTAAATTGACAGACCTTATGGATGAGGATCAAGAGAATGTGTCAGACAAAGAGAAACCAACAAAGTCTCCTAGCAAAGATAAAAGTAATATATTGGGTTCATCTTCCATCATGAATAGCCAGACTCCCACATCTGTAACTGCAGCCAAGATGCTTAAGTATGATGACTCTGAGCCTGCTTCCCTTGACAAAGGTCAGGATGGCAGTTCTGCTGATGTGGCTGACAGTGTTCATCCCATAGATGCTCCAGACAGCTTGATCAGTTACTTGCGGAAACCTGTAACCAATAGTTTGTTCAGAGAAAATGGCACCGTTGCTGATGAGAGTTCAGAAAGAATTGTTCAAGGAAACAAACAGAGTGCTGACAGTAGCAGTCACAAGCAATTTGGAAAGTTCTCATCACCCACAGCAAATTTACCAAACTACAGAGTTGATGGCACGTCCCCGCATAGTCGACCCGAGGTGAAAATTGAGAAGAAACGCCACACAAACTGGCTCACTTCTATCAGTCATCAACGTAAACTGAAATTCTCAAAAACACCAGACAAAGTCATTAAAAATCGTGCTTCTCCCAGgtcaacggactcacaaaaaggtGGGGTGTGA
- the LOC126995304 gene encoding 40S ribosomal protein S19-like produces the protein MPSVSVKDVNQQGFTEAFAEFLKKSGKVKVPDWADLVKTAKFKELAPYDDDWYYTRVAAVARHIYMRSPVGVGSVQKMFGARQSRGTAPSHFCRSSGAVARKALQTLESLKLVEKAPNGGRRLTSQGHRDLDRIAAQMKAAKAKVTPTVLTTAQ, from the exons ATGCCGAGTGTCAGTGTGAAAGATGTCAACCAGCAGGGCTTTACAGAGGCTTTTGCCGAATTCTTGAAGAA GTCTGGCAAGGTCAAGGTACCAGACTGGGCGGATCTTGTCAAG ACTGCCAAGTTCAAGGAGCTGGCTCCCTACGATGATGATTGGTACTACACCCGTGTGGCTGCTGTTGCCAGACACATCTACATGCGCTCCCCCGTGGGTGTAGGCAGCGTTCAGAAGATGTTTGGAG CCCGCCAGAGCCGAGGCACCGCCCCCTCGCACTTCTGCAGGAGCTCTGGAGCTGTTGCCCGTAAGGCCCTACAGACCCTGGAGAGCCTGAAGCTGGTGGAGAAGGCTCCCAATGGCGGCCGCAGACTGACTTCCCAGGGCCACCGTGACCTTGATCGTATTGCCGCACAGATGAAGGCTGCCAAGGCTAAAGTGACACCCACTGTACTGACCACCGCTCAGTAA